GGCCACTACGCCCGCCTGCGCCGCCGGCCTGACGGGTCGGTGCAGTTGCTGCGCGGCCTGGACGAACACAAGGACCAGTCCTATGTGCTCGCTATGCTCCCCCAGGCGCACCTTCGGCGCACCCTGCTGCCGTTGGGAGAATACACCAAGGCCGAGGTGCGCCGCCTGGCCGCCGAATTCCGCCTTCCCGTGGCTCAGCGCCCGGACAGCCAGGACCTGTGCTTCTTAGGCGGTTACGACTATCGCACCTTCCTCGAGCGTTATCGTCCCGAACTGGTGCAGCCCGGCCCCATCCTCACCCGGGATGGGCGCCGTTTGGGCACCCATCAAGGTCTAGCCTTTTACACCATCGGCCAGCGGCGCGGGTTGGGCGTTTCGGCTGCCGAGCCGCTCTATGTGTTGGCCAAGGACATCGGCCAAAACGCCCTGATCGTCGGCCCTGCCCGCGAACTGGGGCAACGCGCCCTGGAAGCCTATGAGGTTAACTGGATCGCCGGGCAGCCCCCGCGCTCGCAAACCTTCCGCGTCCAGATGAAAATCCGCTACAAGGCTCATCCCGCCCCGGCGACCATCACCCTGTTGAACGACCACGCCTTTCGCGCCGAGTTCGACGAACCGCTGCGCGACATCACCCCCGGCCAGGCCGCCGTGCTGTATCAGGGCGAAGTCTGCCTCGGCGGGGGGTGGATCTTCCACACGGAGTAAGCCCATGACCCTGGCGGGGTTCTTGCTTGGTCTGTTGACCGCCCTGGCCGCCTCTGCGGTGGCTCACCTCATCACCGGCGGAGGGCCTGGCCGTCTGCTCCTTTACCTGGCCCTCGGCCAGGCCGCCTTCTGGTTGGGGCATCTGGCCGGGGCGCTGGGCTGGCTGGCCTTCGGCAAGGTGGGCGTCGTCTGGCTGGGCACCGGACTGCTCAGCCAGGGGATTACGCTCACCATCGCCGCCCTGCTCAGCGGCCCTCCACGCAGCGCCCCGGAAACCGACAAGCCAACAAGATGAACCGATGAGTGCATTCCCTCTCCTCGTGCTTTCTCACTACCAGGCTCAGGCCCTGCTGGATGCCCACGCCCAGGGGCGCCCCCAGGTAGACATCTCCCCCGACCTGGGGCGCTCCACGACGACCGTGAGCCTGAGCGCGGAAGGCGTGCGTTTCCCCCAGGGCGTTCAAGTGGCTTGGGAGGTCATTCAGGCCATCGCCGGGGATGAAAATGGTTGCTTTGCCCTCACCCCCACGGGGGAAGCGGAACGCATCCAGGCTTTTTCGGAAGTCACCGGTCGCCTGATCACCCTTTACCCCACCTCTGGCGCACCGACCATGCTGCTCTCCGGTGTGCCCATGCACCGCATCAAGGGCGTGGGCCCCTGGGAAGACACCCGTGGCAAAGTCCGCGCCTTGGGGAAAGTACAGGGGCGGGTTCTCGACACGGCCACCGGCCTGGGCTACACCGCCATCCAACTGGCCGTCCGAGCCCGCCAGGTGGACACCATCGAACTGGACCCTGCGGTGCTGACCGTGGCCCGCCAAAACCCCTGGTCCCAGGAACTGTTCACCGCGCCCAATATCGTCCGCCATGAAGGGGACACTTTCGATGTGGTAGCCGAACTGCCCGCCGGGGCCTTTGACGCCGTGCTGCACGACCCACCAGCCTTCAGCCTGGCCGGACACCTCTACGGCGTGGATTTCTACCGCGAACTGTACCGTGTGCTGCGCCCCGGCGGTCGCCTGTTCCACTATATCGGCGATCCCAGGAGCAAATCGGGGCGCAACATCACCCGTGGCGTGCTGGAACGCCTGCGGGCCGCTGGCTTCCGCAGCCTGCGCCCCCGCCCCAAGGCCTTTGGCGTGGTGGGGCGAAAATGAGTTCGCCCAGCGTTGACAATCCACCCCCTTTTCCG
This genomic stretch from Anaerolineae bacterium harbors:
- the mnmA gene encoding tRNA 2-thiouridine(34) synthase MnmA, whose product is MTEHKPTVLVAMSGGVDSSVTAALLVQEGYRVIGAMLRLWAAPGPQAENACCTLEAMDLARVVAQQLGIPFHTLDTEEVFRAQVVEPFLEAHAQALTPNPCLWCNRRVRWAHLLAFAEEMGADHIATGHYARLRRRPDGSVQLLRGLDEHKDQSYVLAMLPQAHLRRTLLPLGEYTKAEVRRLAAEFRLPVAQRPDSQDLCFLGGYDYRTFLERYRPELVQPGPILTRDGRRLGTHQGLAFYTIGQRRGLGVSAAEPLYVLAKDIGQNALIVGPARELGQRALEAYEVNWIAGQPPRSQTFRVQMKIRYKAHPAPATITLLNDHAFRAEFDEPLRDITPGQAAVLYQGEVCLGGGWIFHTE
- a CDS encoding methyltransferase domain-containing protein; this translates as MSAFPLLVLSHYQAQALLDAHAQGRPQVDISPDLGRSTTTVSLSAEGVRFPQGVQVAWEVIQAIAGDENGCFALTPTGEAERIQAFSEVTGRLITLYPTSGAPTMLLSGVPMHRIKGVGPWEDTRGKVRALGKVQGRVLDTATGLGYTAIQLAVRARQVDTIELDPAVLTVARQNPWSQELFTAPNIVRHEGDTFDVVAELPAGAFDAVLHDPPAFSLAGHLYGVDFYRELYRVLRPGGRLFHYIGDPRSKSGRNITRGVLERLRAAGFRSLRPRPKAFGVVGRK